A genome region from Pseudorca crassidens isolate mPseCra1 chromosome 20, mPseCra1.hap1, whole genome shotgun sequence includes the following:
- the ZNF276 gene encoding zinc finger protein 276 isoform X2 gives MKRDRLGRFLSPGVSGQRGSSGGGSCGGGRPRGRPSRSGPDVAEAAALVAARLGWGPTRACADAGEDGADEAGTARALAMGHCRLCHGKFSSRSLRSISGRAPGESSERPAPGDRVFVRDFQRLLGVAVHQDPALSQFVCKNCHTQFYQCHGLLTSFLQRVNVPPTGRRKPCAKVGVQPRTGAEEGACVVDLIASSPQGLRGLVGWVHGHAAGCGALPSLQRTLSSEYCGIVRAVWGCDRGHDYTMDADSSCGALLLDGTLGVRRTWDKDLAPGLPRHRGSSPSGAAPQSSQGRAIAAGAETETLPSTDTARPPSDGDPVGPGPGPPPQPSLPQSGAPGQLGEKQVPSPTSDDRVKDEFSDLSEGDFLSEDENDKKQNTQSSDESFEPYPEKKISGKKSESKEAKKSEEPKIRKKPGPKPGWKGKPRCEREELPTIYKCPHQGCTAVYRGADGMKKHVKEHHEEVRERPCPHPGCNKVFMIDRYLQRHVKLIHTEVRNYICDECGQTFKQRKHLLVHQMRHSGAKPLQCEVCGFQCRQRASLKYHMTKHKAETELDFACDQCGRRFEKAHNLNVHMSMVHPLTQTPDKAPEPPPGPAAGQAVKAEPT, from the exons ATGAAGCGGGACCGGCTCGGGCGCTTCTTGTCGCCCGGGGTGTCCGGGCAGCGCGGGAGCTCCGGTGGCGGCAGCTGTGGCGGCGGCCGGCCCCGGGGCCGCCCGTCCCGCAGCGGTCCCGACGTGGCCGAGGCGGCGGCTTTGGTGGCTGCGCGGCTGGGCTGGGGCCCGACGCGGGCCTGCGCGGACGCGGGCGAGGACGGCGCCGACGAGGCAG GAACGGCCCGGGCCCTGGCCATGGGGCACTGTCGCCTCTGTCACGGGAAGTTCTCCTCCCGGAGTCTCCGCAGCATCTCTGGCAGGGCGCCTGGGGAGAGCTCAGAAAGACCGGCCCCTGGGGACCGTGTTTTTGTCCGGGACTTCCAGCGCCTCCTGGGGGTGGCCGTCCACCAGGACCCGGCTCTGTCCCAGTTTGTCTGCAAGAACTGCCACACCCAGTTCTACCAGTGCCACGGCCTCCTCACGTCTTTCCTGCAGAGAGTCAACGTCCCCCCCACGGGCCGCCGGAAGCCTTGTGCAAA GGTCGGTGTGCAGCCTCGGACGGGGGCGGAGGAGGGAGCGTGTGTGG TGGACCTGATCGCTTCGAGCCCCCAGGGCCTGCGTGGCTTGGTGGGGTGGGTGCACGGACACGCGGCCGGCTGCGGGGCCCTGCCCAGCCTCCAGAGGACCCTGTCCTCCGAGTACTGTGGCATCGTCCGGGCCGTGTGGGGCTGTGACCGAGGGCACGACTACACCATGGACGCCGACTCCAGCTGCGGGGCCCTCTTGCTGGACGGCACCTTGGGCGTCAGGCGGACATGGGACAAGGATTTGGCCCCAGGGCTCCCCCGGCATCGGGGGTCCAGCCCCAGCGGGGCTGCCCCTCAGAGCTCCCAGGGCAGAGCGATCGCCGCCGGGGCCGAGACCGAGACGCTGCCCAGCACGGACACAGCCCGGCCTCCTTCAGATGGCGACCCGGTGGGGCCTGGGCCGGGCCCCCCGCCTCAGCCAAGCCTCCCCCAAAGCGGGGCCCCAG GGCAGTTGGGTGAGAAGCAGGTTCCCTCTCCAACCTCGGATGATCGGGTAAAAGACGAGTTCAGTGACCTTTCTGAGGG aGACTTCCTGAGTGAAGACGAAAATGATAAGAAGCAGAATACCCAGTCCTCAGACGAGTCCTTTGAGCCCTACCCAGAAAAGAA GATCTCTGGTAAGAAGAGTGAAAGCAAAGAAGCCAAGAAGTCAGAAgaaccaaaaattcgaaagaaaCCTGGGCCCAAGCCGGGCTGGAAGGGCAAGCCGCGCTGTGAGAG GGAGGAGCTGCCCACCATCTACAAGTGTCCTCACCAGGGCTGCACGGCCGTGTACCGTGGGGCTGACGGCATGAAG AAGCACGTCAAGGAGCACCACGAGGAGGTCCGGGAGAGGCCCTGCCCGCACCCCGGCTGCAACAAGGTGTTCATGATCGACCGCTACCTGCAGCGCCACGTCAAGCTCATCCACACAG AGGTGCGGAACTATATCTGTGACGAGTGTGGGCAGACCTTCAAGCAGCGCAAGCACCTCCTGGTCCACCAGATGCGCCACTCAGGAGCCAAGCCCCTGCA GTGCGAAGTCTGCGGGTTCCAGTGCCGGCAGCGGGCATCCCTGAAGTACCACATGACCAAGCACAAGGCCGAGACGGAGCTGGACTTCGCCTGCGACCAGTGTGGCCGGCGGTTCGAGAAGGCTCACAACCTCAACGTGCACATGTCCATGGTGCACCCCCTGACGCAGACCCCGGACAAGGCCCCGGAGCCCCCGCCTGGGCCCGCAGCGGGGCAGGCCGTGAAGGCTGAGCCTACCTGA
- the ZNF276 gene encoding zinc finger protein 276 isoform X1 — MGHCRLCHGKFSSRSLRSISGRAPGESSERPAPGDRVFVRDFQRLLGVAVHQDPALSQFVCKNCHTQFYQCHGLLTSFLQRVNVPPTGRRKPCAKVGVQPRTGAEEGACVVDLIASSPQGLRGLVGWVHGHAAGCGALPSLQRTLSSEYCGIVRAVWGCDRGHDYTMDADSSCGALLLDGTLGVRRTWDKDLAPGLPRHRGSSPSGAAPQSSQGRAIAAGAETETLPSTDTARPPSDGDPVGPGPGPPPQPSLPQSGAPGQLGEKQVPSPTSDDRVKDEFSDLSEGDFLSEDENDKKQNTQSSDESFEPYPEKKISGKKSESKEAKKSEEPKIRKKPGPKPGWKGKPRCEREELPTIYKCPHQGCTAVYRGADGMKKHVKEHHEEVRERPCPHPGCNKVFMIDRYLQRHVKLIHTEVRNYICDECGQTFKQRKHLLVHQMRHSGAKPLQCEVCGFQCRQRASLKYHMTKHKAETELDFACDQCGRRFEKAHNLNVHMSMVHPLTQTPDKAPEPPPGPAAGQAVKAEPT, encoded by the exons ATGGGGCACTGTCGCCTCTGTCACGGGAAGTTCTCCTCCCGGAGTCTCCGCAGCATCTCTGGCAGGGCGCCTGGGGAGAGCTCAGAAAGACCGGCCCCTGGGGACCGTGTTTTTGTCCGGGACTTCCAGCGCCTCCTGGGGGTGGCCGTCCACCAGGACCCGGCTCTGTCCCAGTTTGTCTGCAAGAACTGCCACACCCAGTTCTACCAGTGCCACGGCCTCCTCACGTCTTTCCTGCAGAGAGTCAACGTCCCCCCCACGGGCCGCCGGAAGCCTTGTGCAAA GGTCGGTGTGCAGCCTCGGACGGGGGCGGAGGAGGGAGCGTGTGTGG TGGACCTGATCGCTTCGAGCCCCCAGGGCCTGCGTGGCTTGGTGGGGTGGGTGCACGGACACGCGGCCGGCTGCGGGGCCCTGCCCAGCCTCCAGAGGACCCTGTCCTCCGAGTACTGTGGCATCGTCCGGGCCGTGTGGGGCTGTGACCGAGGGCACGACTACACCATGGACGCCGACTCCAGCTGCGGGGCCCTCTTGCTGGACGGCACCTTGGGCGTCAGGCGGACATGGGACAAGGATTTGGCCCCAGGGCTCCCCCGGCATCGGGGGTCCAGCCCCAGCGGGGCTGCCCCTCAGAGCTCCCAGGGCAGAGCGATCGCCGCCGGGGCCGAGACCGAGACGCTGCCCAGCACGGACACAGCCCGGCCTCCTTCAGATGGCGACCCGGTGGGGCCTGGGCCGGGCCCCCCGCCTCAGCCAAGCCTCCCCCAAAGCGGGGCCCCAG GGCAGTTGGGTGAGAAGCAGGTTCCCTCTCCAACCTCGGATGATCGGGTAAAAGACGAGTTCAGTGACCTTTCTGAGGG aGACTTCCTGAGTGAAGACGAAAATGATAAGAAGCAGAATACCCAGTCCTCAGACGAGTCCTTTGAGCCCTACCCAGAAAAGAA GATCTCTGGTAAGAAGAGTGAAAGCAAAGAAGCCAAGAAGTCAGAAgaaccaaaaattcgaaagaaaCCTGGGCCCAAGCCGGGCTGGAAGGGCAAGCCGCGCTGTGAGAG GGAGGAGCTGCCCACCATCTACAAGTGTCCTCACCAGGGCTGCACGGCCGTGTACCGTGGGGCTGACGGCATGAAG AAGCACGTCAAGGAGCACCACGAGGAGGTCCGGGAGAGGCCCTGCCCGCACCCCGGCTGCAACAAGGTGTTCATGATCGACCGCTACCTGCAGCGCCACGTCAAGCTCATCCACACAG AGGTGCGGAACTATATCTGTGACGAGTGTGGGCAGACCTTCAAGCAGCGCAAGCACCTCCTGGTCCACCAGATGCGCCACTCAGGAGCCAAGCCCCTGCA GTGCGAAGTCTGCGGGTTCCAGTGCCGGCAGCGGGCATCCCTGAAGTACCACATGACCAAGCACAAGGCCGAGACGGAGCTGGACTTCGCCTGCGACCAGTGTGGCCGGCGGTTCGAGAAGGCTCACAACCTCAACGTGCACATGTCCATGGTGCACCCCCTGACGCAGACCCCGGACAAGGCCCCGGAGCCCCCGCCTGGGCCCGCAGCGGGGCAGGCCGTGAAGGCTGAGCCTACCTGA